One Anabas testudineus chromosome 15, fAnaTes1.2, whole genome shotgun sequence genomic window carries:
- the tmem72 gene encoding transmembrane protein 72: protein MGNSGSIWWIVVECACRILGVSTATVLCAVGVETLQEGDFNSLAIYLLVSSVCIMMLELAYFLDALLIMCLPCPPDWQLFVLWGKMAGIGGFHKFLYYSIMSVVCFLHPVLVWHAVIPGTMLLVTALFNFILSKKAKTKSPKKPQENYSDKGLTTVCVAERAGSESTVSFFHMMIGRRGREVAHTTPDLCLGLGDRSESIQAMLDVEQTAAPKEIGKERRSRKERRLIWFRGKEEPVEREMEEIDSYCEQEPDTASDTAPMITD from the exons ATGGGGAACTCAGGGAGCATATGGTGGATTGTAGTGGAGTGTGCCTGCAGGATCCTTGGTGTTTCTACAGCAACAG TTCTGTGTGCTGTGGGAGTGGAGACCCTACAAGAGGGAGATTTCAACAGCCTTGCAATCTACCTGCT AGTGTCATCTGTTTGTATCATGATGTTGGAACTGGCCTATTTCCTGGATGCTCTCTTGATCATGTGCCTTCC CTGTCCTCCAGACTGGCAGCTTTTTGTGTTGTGGGGGAAGATGGCAGGCATTGGTGGCTTCCATAAATTTCTGTATTACTCCATCATGTCTGTGGTCTGCTTCTTGCACCCTGTGTTGGTGTGGCATGCAGTTATCCCAG GGACAATGCTACTGGTCACAGCCCTTTTCAACTTTATACTAAGCAAGAAAGCAAAGACCAAGTCTCCAAAAAAGCCACAGGAGAACTACAGCGACAAAGGCCTGACCACGGTCTGTGTGGCAGAGCGAGCAGGCTCAGAAAGCACTGTGTCATTCTTCCACATGATGATAGGCAGGAGAGGAAGGGAAGTAGCTCACACAACTCCAGACCTCTGCCTCGGCCTTGGAGACAGAAGTGAGAGCATACAGGCCATGCTTGATGTGGAGCAGACAGCAGCACCTAAAGAAATAGGCAAagaaaggaggagcaggaaagagaggagatTGATATGGTTTAGAGGTAAAGAGGAGcctgtggagagagagatggaggagataGACAGCTACTGTGAGCAAGAACCAGACACCGCCTCAGACACTGCGCCTATGATTACTGACTGA
- the cxcl12a gene encoding chemokine (C-X-C motif) ligand 12a (stromal cell-derived factor 1), with translation MDVKLLAVVTALMMVIYYTPPSQAKPISLVERCYCRTADNKHVPRSYIRELKFIHSPNCPFQVVAKLKSNKTVCVDPEIRWLQQYLKNALIKMKQARNGN, from the exons ATGGATGTGAAGCTGCTGGCAGTCGTGACCGCGCTCATGATGGTGATATACTATACTCCACCATCACAAG cGAAGCCCATCAGTTTGGTGGAGAGATGCTACTGCCgcacagcagacaacaaacatGTCCCAAGGAGCTACATTCGAGAGCTCAAGTTCATCCACTCACCTAACTGCCCTTTCCAAGTAGT TGCCAAGCTGAAGTcaaacaaaactgtgtgtgtggacccAGAAATCCGATGGCTACAGCAGTACCTGAAGAACGCTCTGATCAA GATGAAGCAGGCTAGAAATGGAAACTAA